From a region of the Desulfosalsimonas propionicica genome:
- a CDS encoding DUF6064 family protein, which produces MSTSEIFWNILKNFRDDTIVIQLLLIIGALIAFFLAFYRPGKQTDAFVKLFLFFAFAWNGIACFIVYCGKSPTAKFLGGPLYLVVAVLFLFDLFFTKKIKFNFPLNNWRRRISVFLIILSFLFPVFGILTGHGFIALSMFPCPLAGYTLALLCAAYPQDDKAIGILVMIWAFVNISKCFGYVNCYEEIVVVAAAFYYLFLLKTDASPA; this is translated from the coding sequence ATGTCTACTTCAGAAATATTTTGGAATATACTGAAAAACTTCAGGGATGACACCATCGTTATTCAGCTGCTGCTTATCATTGGTGCATTGATAGCATTTTTTTTAGCTTTTTACCGCCCTGGCAAGCAAACGGATGCATTTGTTAAATTGTTTCTTTTTTTTGCGTTTGCGTGGAATGGTATTGCCTGTTTCATCGTTTATTGCGGCAAAAGTCCAACTGCAAAATTTTTAGGGGGACCATTATATCTTGTAGTGGCTGTTCTTTTTCTGTTTGATTTGTTTTTTACAAAAAAAATAAAATTCAATTTTCCTCTCAACAATTGGCGTCGGCGGATCTCTGTTTTTTTGATTATCTTGTCTTTTTTATTTCCTGTTTTTGGAATTTTAACCGGGCACGGGTTTATCGCGCTATCGATGTTCCCCTGTCCTCTTGCCGGATATACGCTTGCACTTTTATGTGCGGCTTATCCGCAAGACGACAAAGCAATTGGTATCCTCGTTATGATCTGGGCGTTTGTCAATATCTCTAAGTGTTTTGGGTATGTTAACTGTTATGAAGAGATTGTTGTTGTGGCAGCTGCTTTTTACTATCTTTTTCTTCTTAAAACAGATGCTTCTCCTGCTTAA
- a CDS encoding sulfide/dihydroorotate dehydrogenase-like FAD/NAD-binding protein — MDADTKPGRKSPSFFRCIDAGTEYCPCALAELGECVMCPLLCGYENCDCDWNGTCVFQEYQWCRKAGKGPGRKSIIADVLEKETIHNHLLLLRLDVGQALSEELCHPGSFVFLKKKEDTSFFEIPLAVMSANAGKGEIQVLISVIGPKTKRLENCGRNLSVRGPYWNGIFGSRNIENTHNENCLVVLDGIAQASGPLAVKRMLRNGNSVAVFLGEKEPVVIRNLLPQTVQVFEMDLKRPGGKALLSSIMHQLKPACIFSGGDHRQHMLIRSLLAELEILPVLAISNNQQICCGEGICGSCTVEMKGKQVRTCKACLNPEFVLNKHAS, encoded by the coding sequence ATGGATGCCGACACAAAGCCTGGAAGAAAAAGCCCTTCGTTTTTTAGATGTATTGATGCCGGAACCGAATATTGTCCCTGTGCCCTGGCCGAACTGGGAGAGTGTGTTATGTGCCCGTTACTTTGCGGGTATGAAAATTGTGACTGCGACTGGAACGGTACATGTGTATTTCAGGAATATCAATGGTGTCGTAAAGCCGGTAAGGGGCCCGGCCGAAAATCAATCATTGCGGACGTTCTTGAAAAAGAAACAATTCACAATCACCTGCTTCTACTGCGCCTTGATGTGGGTCAGGCGCTATCTGAAGAATTGTGTCATCCCGGCAGTTTTGTATTTCTTAAAAAAAAGGAAGATACTTCGTTTTTTGAAATTCCTCTTGCTGTCATGAGTGCTAATGCCGGCAAAGGGGAAATTCAGGTACTGATTTCTGTTATCGGTCCTAAAACAAAAAGACTTGAAAATTGCGGGAGAAACCTATCCGTACGGGGCCCTTATTGGAACGGCATTTTCGGCTCCCGGAATATTGAAAACACACACAACGAAAATTGTCTTGTCGTTCTTGATGGCATTGCCCAGGCATCCGGCCCGCTTGCTGTAAAAAGAATGCTTCGTAACGGCAATAGCGTTGCAGTTTTTTTGGGGGAAAAGGAACCGGTCGTTATTCGTAATCTGCTGCCGCAAACAGTACAAGTTTTTGAAATGGATTTAAAAAGGCCTGGCGGCAAAGCCCTTCTGTCATCAATAATGCATCAGCTAAAGCCTGCTTGCATTTTCAGCGGTGGTGATCATCGGCAACACATGTTGATACGATCGTTGCTTGCTGAGCTGGAGATATTGCCGGTGCTTGCGATTTCCAATAATCAGCAGATATGTTGTGGAGAAGGCATATGTGGCAGTTGTACCGTTGAAATGAAAGGCAAACAAGTTCGAACCTGCAAAGCCTGCCTGAATCCAGAGTTTGTCCTGAATAAGCATGCATCATAA
- a CDS encoding FAD-dependent oxidoreductase — MARVIVIGGGWAGCAAALTARKAGASVVLLERTDMLLGCGLAGGIMRNNGRFTAAEELIAMGGGELISITDEAAQHKNVSFPGHEHATLYSSMHVEPKVRGLLTEKGVQLNFCHRVVDVVTCGRRVESVVTADDVFFDADVFVETTGSAGPMGNCSRYGNGCGMCVLRCPAFGPRVSIAHKAGIKDDVGLRNNGSKGSFSGSCELNKDSLHPALLSELESLGSVILPVPGELVRPEMAGIKACRQYSLPAYIENLILLDTGGYAKMMSPFYPLEMLRRFPGLENATYAHSCGHANSVRFLSRAPRDNSLKVCGSANLFCAGEKSGFFVGHTEAMVTGSLAGLNAVKCANGHPLIEIPRDLVAGDLIAFEEEALRMPGGLKQRYTFSGGIYFERMCDHGLYTTATELIARRVRTVGMEGLYLKSNKAGTRTVKLE; from the coding sequence ATGGCTCGGGTGATTGTTATCGGAGGTGGATGGGCCGGCTGCGCTGCTGCACTTACAGCCCGGAAAGCCGGCGCTTCAGTGGTGCTTTTGGAGAGAACAGACATGCTTCTCGGCTGCGGGCTTGCAGGCGGCATAATGCGTAATAATGGGCGCTTTACAGCTGCTGAAGAACTTATCGCCATGGGGGGAGGCGAACTGATAAGCATTACAGATGAAGCTGCCCAACATAAAAATGTCAGTTTCCCCGGGCATGAACACGCTACGTTATATTCGAGCATGCATGTTGAGCCAAAAGTCCGCGGTTTGCTCACAGAAAAAGGCGTTCAGCTGAATTTCTGCCATCGTGTTGTTGATGTCGTTACGTGCGGCCGAAGGGTTGAAAGCGTTGTAACTGCAGATGATGTTTTTTTTGATGCCGATGTGTTTGTAGAAACAACCGGGTCTGCCGGCCCCATGGGCAACTGCTCACGCTATGGGAACGGCTGCGGGATGTGCGTTCTGCGGTGCCCGGCTTTTGGGCCTCGCGTCAGTATTGCGCATAAGGCCGGCATAAAGGACGATGTCGGGCTGAGAAATAATGGCAGCAAGGGGTCTTTCAGCGGTTCATGTGAGTTGAATAAAGATTCGCTTCATCCAGCATTGCTAAGCGAATTGGAAAGCTTGGGCAGCGTTATTTTGCCTGTCCCCGGCGAATTGGTTCGTCCGGAAATGGCAGGGATCAAAGCGTGTCGGCAATATTCTCTTCCCGCCTATATTGAAAATTTGATCCTGCTGGATACGGGGGGGTATGCCAAAATGATGTCACCTTTTTATCCCCTGGAAATGCTCAGACGTTTTCCCGGTCTAGAGAACGCTACCTATGCCCATTCTTGCGGACATGCCAACTCGGTAAGATTTCTTTCCAGAGCACCCAGAGATAATTCGCTTAAGGTTTGCGGCTCTGCCAACCTGTTTTGTGCAGGTGAAAAATCCGGCTTTTTCGTGGGGCATACCGAAGCCATGGTTACAGGAAGTCTGGCCGGACTCAACGCTGTCAAATGTGCAAATGGACACCCCTTAATCGAAATCCCCCGTGATTTGGTTGCTGGTGATCTTATCGCCTTTGAGGAAGAAGCCCTGAGAATGCCTGGTGGCCTGAAGCAACGCTACACATTTTCCGGTGGGATTTATTTTGAGCGAATGTGTGATCATGGCCTCTATACAACAGCAACTGAGCTTATTGCCAGGCGTGTTCGTACAGTCGGGATGGAAGGGCTCTATTTAAAATCAAACAAAGCAGGAACCAGAACTGTCAAACTTGAATAA
- a CDS encoding class I SAM-dependent methyltransferase, with protein MNPKDDQLQPDFAPLADWLLGPIRLALMDAAMELELPDLLTKTGDPDKLASRLKVHRQNLCLFLDALTGLGLTEKEDGFYYNTPLADRYLRRDRETWLGEMLHNLRNIQHRNLDNMVELIRSGPSELKGEKRLESEEQWKNFAGHLINYQKSGLARLAADIAESLPEFPHVKKMLDLGGGPGLAGMAILQRHPRLEGVLCDMPSMISVAREQAQAKGLQGRMTYISGDYNQVDLGESYDLIWTSHALYYVQNFSHFFSRIYNSLNPGGVFLSLHEGLCNERTFPPYHVLARISLALEGQDVSFSQGFIAEKMRESGFAKIDSQSLELSMGPVWLDIARKSETIFSAPNPG; from the coding sequence ATGAATCCCAAAGACGATCAATTACAACCTGATTTTGCGCCCTTGGCTGACTGGCTTTTGGGTCCGATTCGGCTCGCCCTGATGGATGCGGCCATGGAACTGGAATTGCCTGACCTTTTGACTAAAACCGGAGATCCTGATAAATTGGCCTCCCGCCTCAAAGTGCATCGTCAAAATTTATGTTTGTTTTTAGACGCATTAACAGGTTTGGGTCTGACTGAAAAAGAGGACGGCTTTTATTACAACACGCCTTTGGCCGACAGGTACCTGCGCCGTGACCGGGAAACATGGCTGGGAGAGATGCTGCACAACCTTAGAAATATACAGCATCGCAACCTGGATAATATGGTTGAACTAATCCGGAGTGGTCCATCTGAACTAAAGGGCGAAAAGCGCCTGGAGTCAGAGGAACAATGGAAAAACTTTGCCGGCCATTTGATTAATTACCAAAAATCCGGCCTTGCACGGTTGGCTGCGGATATCGCGGAATCGCTACCCGAATTTCCGCATGTCAAAAAGATGCTGGATTTGGGAGGCGGACCGGGACTGGCCGGGATGGCTATTTTGCAACGGCACCCGCGCCTGGAAGGCGTGCTATGCGATATGCCCTCAATGATCAGCGTGGCCCGGGAACAGGCGCAAGCAAAAGGCTTGCAGGGACGAATGACCTATATATCCGGTGATTACAACCAGGTTGATTTGGGCGAAAGCTATGATTTGATCTGGACAAGCCATGCCCTTTATTATGTGCAAAATTTTTCTCATTTTTTCAGCCGCATCTATAACTCCCTGAATCCCGGCGGTGTATTTCTGAGCCTGCACGAAGGGCTTTGCAACGAACGCACTTTCCCTCCTTATCATGTTTTAGCCCGAATTTCCCTGGCCTTGGAAGGACAGGACGTTTCATTCAGCCAGGGTTTTATCGCAGAAAAAATGCGGGAATCCGGTTTTGCAAAAATCGACAGCCAAAGCCTGGAATTGTCTATGGGACCGGTCTGGCTCGACATTGCCAGAAAAAGCGAAACAATCTTTAGTGCCCCCAACCCGGGTTAA
- a CDS encoding heavy metal translocating P-type ATPase — protein MSAKIFLLRAIIALIAVAFISAYNRTGMPVLLWPGLVFYAVCSLMYLKAFLSALFKTRRVSADFLVVTVLAVSFLAEQYLSGMLVAWFISMGLAASFYMIETSQKKIQALTSEREKTARVVDAAGSMHEVPIDHVAKNEVVLVPQGEMVPVDGEIIEGKASLDEAMITGEPYMVFKGAGDRVLSGAVSVSGQIKIRASKPGNLSFMYMLAADIAESLKHKPRMQQRSDLIAQLFIPGVVFYALGYLFLSGMSGGDWQQAMMRTAAITAVACPCAWALAVPTAFASIIGGLGYKGVLVRGGIPLEEAGKARHVVLDKTGTLTLTHPKVEQVVGVDMDADQVLRLAAAVENGFLHPIAQAVINCARDKNIAPLCAAQYDYLPGTGVKARVNHTEVILGSEETMAGMGISLPETVCVSGRAVWVAADHRVVGVIGISDELRASADSLGLRFKEKGIADVFLATGDREEGEARRVARIIGADHYQWMMTAEEKTALASQLAKEGGVIMIGDGVNDAAAMAAANVGVAVGAHQAELSVRAADIVVLNDDAAVLPGIINAGRQLRHVINTNYAWAVVFNLAGISLATAGILSPWLAALVHHGSSVFVVANSARLVKQ, from the coding sequence ATGAGCGCCAAAATTTTTCTCTTGAGAGCAATCATTGCGCTGATCGCTGTCGCCTTTATCAGCGCCTACAACCGGACCGGAATGCCGGTGCTTCTATGGCCGGGGCTTGTGTTTTACGCCGTTTGCTCTCTGATGTACCTGAAGGCCTTTTTGTCTGCGCTTTTCAAAACCCGGCGGGTCTCTGCGGATTTTCTGGTGGTAACGGTCCTGGCGGTTTCATTTTTGGCTGAACAGTATCTGAGCGGTATGCTTGTGGCATGGTTCATCAGCATGGGGCTTGCTGCGTCTTTCTATATGATTGAAACCAGTCAAAAAAAAATCCAGGCCCTGACATCAGAGCGGGAAAAAACAGCAAGAGTTGTCGATGCTGCAGGATCAATGCACGAAGTGCCCATTGACCATGTTGCGAAAAATGAGGTGGTGCTGGTTCCCCAGGGCGAAATGGTGCCCGTGGACGGTGAAATCATTGAAGGAAAGGCGTCCCTGGACGAGGCCATGATTACCGGGGAGCCTTATATGGTTTTTAAAGGGGCCGGGGACCGGGTGTTGTCCGGTGCTGTCAGTGTCAGCGGACAAATCAAAATCCGGGCATCAAAACCCGGGAACCTGTCTTTTATGTATATGCTGGCGGCAGACATCGCCGAATCCCTGAAACATAAACCCCGCATGCAGCAGCGCTCAGATCTTATTGCGCAATTGTTTATTCCCGGGGTGGTTTTTTATGCACTTGGATATCTGTTTCTTTCCGGCATGTCAGGCGGGGATTGGCAACAGGCGATGATGCGCACGGCAGCGATTACCGCCGTCGCCTGCCCCTGTGCATGGGCCCTGGCTGTACCAACGGCCTTTGCATCCATTATCGGCGGCCTTGGATATAAAGGGGTGCTGGTGCGGGGCGGCATCCCCCTGGAAGAAGCGGGAAAGGCCAGGCATGTGGTTTTGGACAAGACCGGCACACTGACCCTGACCCACCCGAAAGTAGAGCAGGTTGTCGGTGTGGATATGGATGCTGATCAAGTATTGCGCCTGGCGGCTGCTGTGGAAAACGGCTTTCTGCACCCCATCGCACAGGCGGTTATCAATTGCGCACGGGACAAAAATATTGCACCGCTTTGCGCCGCTCAATATGATTATTTGCCCGGAACAGGCGTCAAAGCCCGGGTGAATCATACCGAAGTGATTTTGGGGTCTGAGGAGACAATGGCCGGGATGGGCATATCCCTTCCGGAAACAGTTTGCGTCAGCGGCCGTGCTGTATGGGTAGCTGCTGATCATCGGGTTGTCGGTGTGATCGGGATCTCCGATGAGCTGAGGGCTTCTGCGGACAGCCTGGGATTGCGGTTTAAGGAAAAAGGCATTGCCGACGTCTTCCTGGCCACGGGCGACCGGGAAGAAGGGGAAGCCAGGCGGGTGGCCCGGATCATTGGTGCAGACCATTACCAATGGATGATGACAGCAGAGGAAAAAACTGCACTGGCAAGTCAGCTGGCCAAGGAGGGTGGCGTGATCATGATCGGTGATGGCGTCAACGACGCCGCAGCAATGGCGGCGGCAAACGTGGGCGTTGCTGTCGGGGCCCATCAGGCCGAACTGTCAGTCAGAGCGGCGGATATCGTGGTTTTAAACGATGACGCGGCTGTTTTGCCCGGAATTATCAATGCCGGACGGCAGTTGCGGCACGTCATCAATACCAACTATGCCTGGGCCGTGGTTTTTAACCTGGCGGGCATCAGCCTGGCCACGGCCGGTATTCTCAGCCCCTGGCTGGCCGCCCTGGTTCATCATGGGTCTTCGGTATTTGTGGTGGCCAACTCGGCCCGGCTGGTGAAACAGTGA